A segment of the Devriesea agamarum genome:
TGAACCTAATTACCGCAGCGTGCGTCATCATCTACTACGCAACAGCTTGGATGAAGCCTACGTCTCAATGGTACAAGCAGGGCAGTAACGCATAGCAGGAATCTTTTCAGACACCTAGCAAAATCTGAACCATATCTCTAATTAAATAGACCCCGACATTCACACGATGATTCATCTGGCAAATATACCTGCTATAAATGCAATAGGATCCGCCAGGTGTCGCACAAATGTCGGGGTCTACCCTTCACAAAGTCAAAGACACTCCAACGCAAGAGCTTGCACCCTGAAACTTCTTTAGACTTTGGAAATTTCACCTATACCAAAATCAAATGGGCAAGATTGATGCAAGTTTTTCCTATCACCAACACCCACCTTTACCATCATATACTGCAATACGGACGTTAAATCCGATTTAATCGGACGTCATGGAACTACCCCAAGACCGACAACATTATTCCCCCCACCGATGCCCCAATAAAGGCATTCGACCAGAAAAACCTCTCGACGAGTACCAAAACGCAAACCATGGCTTAGGGTCTTAAAACCGCCACATCAATCGTCATAGCAAACCAAGACAGGCCAAAAGAAATCCTTTAATTGCCTCTAGGGGCCAGGCTTTAGATTTACTCTGCGTGCTCAAGAAGCACTAATACGATAAAGCCCACAGCGCGGGCTGACGACGAGACGCACGGCTACAAAACCAATACGCGCTTCACACCTTGGAAACCGATGGTGAATCTGATCCCACAAGTCCCTGTTAGACGGCCTTGACCTGACTGTTCGCTGCACGACGGGCACGGAGATCCAGGAAAGGCTTCTCAACCAACCAATAAGATAGCTCGGCCACGAGGATGGCAGCCAAGATGCTCACTGGGAACCATCCAAGGAACGTCTCATTCTTGGATGTCAAAAATAGCTGCTGCCAAAGATAGAGACTGTAGGACAGAATTCCGATGTGCTTGATCGGTGCCCAGTTCAAAACCCGACCACCGACAGTCTGGGGTCGCAGAACAAGCCACACGATCATAACGGCTATGGCGAGAGCATCCCCGAGATACCCCACGGTAAAGTTCCAGCTGTCACCCAGTATGTGGCTCATATATACGGAGAGACCGATCCATGCCAAAGCACCCCACCCAAGACCCTTGCGGATTGCCACGATAGCACGGTCCTGGAACGCTGGGTTCGCAAACAGCACAGCCAATAGACATCCGACCATGAGAGCGTCGGCGCGGGTGTGGAACATAATTTCGATGCCGTTCCGCAACGGCGGGATGAACACCCACGTCACAATCCTGACTAGCGGTGACAGGACTATTCCAACCCACAGCAGGCGGCGGACCCAAGGGCCGCGAAGCTTGATGAATACCAACGGCCACAACAGGTAGAACTGTTCCTCAATACTGATGGACCAGGTGTGCCCAAGCCACCAACTTCCGCCGCTCGGCACGTAATCTCGGACGAACAACGCGGCCGCCGCCAGCAACAACGGACTTACATCAATGATGTTCAGAACCAAAAGCGCAGCAACGACCACCAGAAACGTATAATAAGCCGGAAGTATCCGATAGGCCCGTCGCACATAGAACGACTTGAGCGAGACCCTCCCGGTTTTATCGCGCTCCCGGATAAGCAGAGTTGTGATGAGGAATCCACTCAGCACGAAGAAGATCTGCACGCCGAAGCCACCAGTGGGCAGGAACTGCCACAGCGGGTCTAAGAAGGCCGGCGTAGCGCCAATCGTGGAACTCGCGTGAGCCCACATAACGCAGGCGATAGCGACAGCACGTATGCCATCCAGCGACGGTATCCGATGCGCCGAGCCGACCGGCAAGCTGTCCGTAACGCGGATCTGATCGCGGTGCGTTGAACTTGACACTTATGCCCCTAAGAACGTTTGTTTGCCCCCATTCTAGGGGCAACAAAAGATCAGTTAAGCAACGGCCCGCCACCCCGCCAGCATCGCTTGCCCCTGCATTGCGGGTCGAAAGCGGATGGCAGTGCCAAGTCTCGTGCCCGGCATAGGAAATCTGTAGGCCCAAGGGCTGTCTCATTCTTGGACCAGCCGCAATTAACCCTCAGGCGGCCAGCTTCTCGGAAAGCGCATGGTGACAGGAGTCCTACCAGCATTACTCTGGGGCATACAGCCAAAATGGTATGCAACGGAAGGACTTATTGAGGTTCCAGACTTCACCGTCCATCGTCGCCGTGTCCAGAGGCATGGTTTCGAGGACGCGACTGATTTCGCAACGAATTCACGACTGGCGAGAGATCATTCGAGCTGATCATCATCCTCATTCGGCTAAATCACGAGCGCGATCTGGGCTCCGTCGCGGCATAAGGCGCGTGTCCTACCTTGACAGTATTTTGGAGTCGGTGGTAGTCCGACGCTACACTGGGTTGCGCATCCCGCCCCAGTAGCTCAGGGGATAGAGCAGAAGACTTCTAATCTTCGGGTCGGGGGTTCGATTCCCTCCTGGGGCGCGCATACGACAGGCGCCGGTCATCGTCATGGTGGTCGGCGCTTTTCTTTACCTCGTGCGCGGCATCGGGCAACGGATCTCTCCAGTGGCGGTCAGACCTTGCCGGAAAATGCGGGCATGGTGCCGGGATCGTGGAGAGATTCTTTTAATCCCAGTCAATCCCACCTCCATCCACAGCCCCACCTCCGAGACCCGCAGAGCCACGTAGTAGCGCACCGCAAGCAGGTCTTCTAAGAACTATGCTGGAACCCGTGAGTTCCACGCTGCCACGCCCCACCCACGACCGGATCGTCTGGGTGGACTGCGAAATGACGGGCCTAGATAAGGCCAACGATGCCCTGATCGAAGTGGCGGTTCTCGTCACCGATGCCGACCTAAACATCCTGGGAGACGGGGTTGATGTTGTCATCACACCGCCGCCAGGTGCGCTCGAGCGCATGGGAGACTTTGTGCGCCGTATGCACACCGAGTCCGGCTTAATCCATGAGCTTGCCGACGGGATTAGCCTCGCCGAAGCCGAAAAAGCATGTTTGGACTATGTGCGTCAGCACTGTCCCGAACCGGGCAAGGCGCCGCTGGCCGGTAATTCCGTAGGAACAGATCGCACGTTCCTAGCCCGTGATCTCCCTGTTTTTGAAGAGCACTTGTCCTATCGCACTATCGACGTCTCCAGCCTTAAGGAACTTGCCAAGCGCTGGTTCCCTCGAATCTATGTCGGCTCTCCCGCAAAACACGGCGGACATCGCGCACTAGCTGACATCCGCGAGTCCATCCAGGAACTCGCGTTTTATCGCGAGGTTATGTTCGTGCCCACTCCGGGACCCACGAGCGAAGCCATCCGTGACATCGCCAAGACCTATGAGCTTCCCGCTGATCACAGTGGGACCACTACTTCAAAGGAGTCCTGATATGGCCCTCTGGCTCGACACCCCGGCACATCGGACCTGGCTGGAAGGAGAAGGCGATCTCCTTCTCGACTTCGCCTCAGCTTCCGTTCGCCCCGATGGCGGCTTTGCTTGGCTCCATGAGCAAGGAGAACCGGACCTGAGCCGACCTGCTGAGCTGTGGATTACCTGTCGGATGACCCACTGTTTTGCGCTAGGTCATATGCTCGGGCGGCCCGACTGCGGTCGTATCGCAGATCACGGATTGCGATCTCTGCGCGGAGTCTTTTTTGACCCAGAGCATGGCGGTTGGTTCTCCGCTGTTGCCGACGGTAAACCAGTAGATGATTCAAAGCAGGCGTATGCGCACGCGTTCGTGGTGCTGGCAGCAGCTTCTGCAACAGCTGCTGGTCGCCCCGGCGCCCAGGAATTACTGAATCAGGCGCTCACCGTCCTCGACGAACGGTTCTTCGATGCCGAGGCGGGGATGAGTGTTGACACGTTCAACCGCGATTTCTCCGAATGCGAGGAGTACCGCGGCATTAACGCGAACATGCACACGGTGGAGGCCCTGCTTGCGGCCGCGGATGTCACCGGGGAGCGTCGTTGGCTAGACCGCGCAGTCGGCATTATCACCAAGGCGGTTAACGAGTTCGCCCGCGCTAATAGTTGGCGGCTGCCCGAGCACTTTGATACCTCGTGGAAACCTCTTCTGGAATACAACCGTGACCAGCCCGATCACCCGTTCCGTCCGTTCGGCGCCACGATCGGACACTGGCTCGAATGGGCTCGGCTCACCCTCCATGCCCGGGGTGCGTTGCTCGCGAAGGACGGGTCGGCCCCAGATTGGATGCTCGAGGCATCACGTGCACTGATTGATGCGTCAGCTGAAAGCTTTGGGCAAGACGGCGCCCCCGGCTTCGTCTACACGGTTGACTGGGACGGGCAACCCGTGGTGCATGAGCGGATGCACTGGGTTCCTGCCGAGGCCGTGGGCGCGGCCGCGGTGATGTACCGGGCGACCGGGGAAGAAAAGTATGCGCGGCTATACGAGCAGTGGTGGGAGTACATTGCCGAGTACTTCCTCGATTCCGAGTTCGGATCATGGCATCACGAGCTCGATCGTCACAATGCCCCGCAGGGCACGGTCTGGCCCGGTAAGCCCGACGCCTATCACGCGTTCCAGGCCACTCTCATTCCTCGTTTACCGGTGACGCCGGTCCTCGCCGCCGCGCTGCGCGAGAATTTACTGGACGCGCCCTCGGCACGTTAAGACACTCAGCCTTAACCCGATAACGCGTCGCGTCCTGGCAGAACTGCTGATGCACTGCCAGGACGCGACGCGTTTCACAGTCGCCGAAGGCTGTTCGGTGCAGGAAGTTGTTCCTAGGCACGGTATGCTTATAAACCGTTGCGGGCTGCGGCACGCAATATGGTGGGCGTAGCTCAGTAGGTAGAGCATCTGGTTGTGGTCCAGAAGGTCGCGGGTTCAAACCCCGTCGCTCACCCCACTGTGAAGAGCGCGAACTGCGGTTCAGGTTTCCTGATCGTGATTCGCGCTCTTTTTATGTCTGCTTATGTCTGCGTCCGCCGTGCTTGTGACCGACGTGTATACACGTGCTATCTTGCCCCTTCACAGTGTTTGCGCTCACCCGCGCAGGTTTTGATATGCCTCCAGCGCTTCCCGACGCGATGAGGCAAGGTCGACAATTGGGTCAGGGTAATCGTCTGTGCCTAGGTGCGGTAACCAGCGGCGCACATACAGGTCCTGGGGATCGAAGCGTTCGCGTTGCCGCTGGGGGTTGAAGATCCTGAAGTATGGGGCCGCGTCGTCCCCCGATCCTGCGACCCACTGCCAGTTAAAGGGGTTAGAGGCTTCGTCAGCGTCCACCAATGTGTCCCAGAACCATTCTTCGCCGCGGCGCCAATGAATCTGAAGGTTTTTCACTAGGAACGATGCCGTCACCATCCTGACTCGATTGTGCATGGTTCCGGTGACCCACAGTTCTCTCATTCCGGCGTCGACCAGTGGAATGCCGGTTTGCGCCCGAGTCCACGCCCGGAATACGGCAGGATCGTCTGACCAGGGATAGCGGTCAAATTCGGGCCGAACGTTTTGCGTGGCAAGGTGTGGAAGATGGTAGAGGCGGTGCCAGGCAAACTCTCTCCACAGCAACTCGGAACGAAAGGTTTCGGGTCCGCGTCCCTGTCCATGGACCTGATGCCACACCTCGTGAGGCGAGATCTCCCCAAATCGAAGATGAGCCGAGAGCCGTGACGTACCGTCGAGATAGGGATGGTCGCGGTCATCCGCATAGGTATCGAGAATTCGGTCGAGATGCCGAAGCCGCTGCCTGGCACCCGCCTCCCCCGGTTGCCAGGTCTGACGTAAGCCGTGACTCCAATCAGGCTTCCGAGGACAATACCCGCGCATCTCGAGGCTTTCACTCCAGATGTCCTTAGCTAGCCACTGATGAAGCGACCGGCCTGCAACCTGCTTGCCGAGGTTCTGCGGACCGCGCAGGTTTTTCGGCAGACCGCAGGGCAATCTCAATGGGTTCGCTCCACGATGCGCCCGGGCGTAGGCCGAGAACACGCGGAAAGGTGTGGACTCACGGGTCATCACTGTCCATGGTTCGCGCAACAGATATCCGCCGTAGCTATCGGCGGCGATCCCCTGGCCCCGCAAGCTGTGTTTGACTCGCGTATCCACATCGCGTCGAGGCTCGTGATAGCGACGCGACCACGTGATTCTGGTGGCGTCGCAGGCTGCTACGAGGTCGGGGATAACCTGTTCAGCATTTCCGGCTGCAAGCACCAGAGGAATACCCAACTCTCGTAGGTCAGTGGCGAGCGCGCTCAAGGAATGATGTAGCCACCAGCGAGAGGCTGCCCCTAATTCTCGTGCACCGGGGATGTCTTCCGCGAGGTGAACCGCGATCACCTCGTCGTCGGCAGCAGCTGACAGGGCGAGATTATCGTGCAGCCGCAGATCGTCGCGGATCCACCAAATCGTTGTCACGGGTTTACTTTATGGGAGTTTCGCAAACACGTATCCTGGACGCTGGTCGAGGAATGGCTGGTAGGTCGCATACCAGGTGCCGTCGCCGCCACCACCCTCAGTTCCTCGAATCGTGCATAGCAAGTGCTGACCGCGGTCAAGCACTTTGCAGCGGGTGTCGATGTGTGCAGGCACCTGACCGTCCTCGCGCCACGCCAGCAGGACACCGTTGCGTGCTGTCCGATTCGCGATAGCTCGGGTCATGCGTGCCGGGCCGGTGCTGGCGGACGTAGACAATCCGACAGCGGGAGCGTAGAAGACCTGCGTGCCGCTGGGGATCGCAAACCTGGCTCCATCATCGTGGGCCCCGCGAATTTTCGAGAGCACCACGCGGTTGCCGTAACCGGTTTGTGCGAGCAGGACATCTGCGTTAAGAGTTTGACCGCCGATGGTGAGGGTGCACGGTTGAGCTGGTCCTCCCAGGGTGATGGTGTGCGTGCAGGTCATTTTCCCTGAACGGCCGTCCAGATCGATGGGGGCCGATAACTCTGTCGCCATATATTCTTTCGGGGTCAGGCTGGTCCCAGACCCGTGAATCAGAACTTGCGACAGCGCCCCGCTATGCTTCACATCCGACGTGCGTAACGCACCTGGCTCAGCGAGGATCGTGCCCTTCCACGACGATGGAATCTTCACAGGCGAGCGTTGATCTGAGGCAGAGGTGCCCCCAAGGCGGTGAGCTTCGTCCCCGTGCACGCCGTAAGCCGCGATGCTTTGTCCGCTGCCGCGTCCTGCATCAGCTTGATCAGGCCCGGGCGATGAGTGGCTTACCGAGTTTGGCTGGGGCACAGCCCCGGATTGGGTACCGTTTGTGCTGTTGCCCGGTGATAACACCTTTGAGGTATTCGTGTGGGCCTGTTGCGAGGCATCCGGAGCATGGTCAGTTGAGGGCCCGGCCTGGCAACCGGCCAGCGTCACCACACAGGCCGCAGCCATCGCTAACGCGCTGCGCCAGCTCACGTTTCGGGCTTGCACAGCACGTGTGCCAGGTTGAATTGCACCCATCGGAAGGTCCTTTCAAGACTGACCTCGACGCCATCGCGCCGACGTCATATCAAGTGGCCGGTTTTCGGGTCGGCTGCGGCCCATTGGAGCGCAGCCGACCCACAACCAAACTTTACTAACCCTTGACCTTCATATGCAATTTGTTTGACGCTTTGGGTTAGAAGACTCCCGGGTACAGGGCTTTCGCCAGGACCTCAACGGCACCGATATTGCCAAGCGTTCCCGGGTGCAAATCTCGCTCAGGAATCGCAACCAGGCGGTCGTTCTTCACCGCCGACACATTGGGGAAGGTTTTCTTCAGGTAGTCCCTGGTCTGGTTCTCGTGCTCCGAACCGGTCACCCCGAACACGATCACCTCTGGATTGCGGGCCACCACCTCTTCGGGGTTGATCTGGGCGGCAAAAAACTTTGCGAATTGCGGATCCGTAGGGGAAAACACGTTCTTGCCGCCCGCCGAGGCCACGATATCGGCCTCAACTCCGGCGCCGATGGCACTCAGCGAGCCACCCTCAACAAAAAGCTGAGCGACAGTTGGACGCGGATGGCCCGAGATCTTGTCTTCCACCGCCTTCAACCGGTGCTTACCGTCTGCGATGAGCTTATTGGCCTCATCAGGAACGCCCATGATGGCACCAATGTTTTGGATATCGGTGAAAACGTCCGCAACCTTCGCGGTATTACGACGGTCCTTACATCCACCGGTTGCGATGTACACATTGGCACCGTTATCGCGCAGCTGCTGAACAGTGGCAAAGCCCTGTTCCGCCGTGAATTCATACGAGGTCGGAGACACCACAAAATCCGGCGAAACCGAAAGCAACTTTTCACGTGATGGCGGCGCATCCGTGCTGAGCACCGGAATGTCCTTAGCCTGCTGAGCCACATCAGCGGGAAGCTCCGACACCCCGGTCTGAGCCTGAGCCACGATCGCATCACGCAACCCCATCCGAAGTAGCAGCTCAGTCTGCGTCGGCATCAACGAAACCACCTTGGTGGGCGTCTTATGGAAGACCAGCTGCTGGCCGCAGTTATCGATACGTTCGATCGCCTCGGTCTTTTTTGAATCTGCTTTGTCCGTGCTCACCGACGTTCCACAGGCGCTGAGAAGCAAAGGCACCGTCGCGATGGTAGCGATCATGGAGGTCAGGGAACGGGATGAGATTTTCATGAGGTGGGGATTCCTTCCTGGGATCCGGGTGTTGGTGACACCGTGGTGTCGGCGGGCGCGGTCATTGAGGCTGTGCCCACTGAATCCGCGTCGAACTGAGGAGTAGGCCTGGCTTCGCAGGCAGGCATGACATCGGGAACCGGCAGGGCATCGGAGGATTGCCTCGCGTCGAAGCGCGAGCACAACGAGTCATCGTGCGAAGCCCGCGCATCAAATAGGAAATGCTTTCGCCCGGTGCGAGGGTGGTTGACGGTTGTGGAGTCCACACCAAAGACGGATCGAACAAGGCGCGCATTGAGGATGTCCTGGGGCGGTCCGTAGCTGATGAGCCGTCCATCTTTGAGGATCGCCAATGCGTCACAGGAATGAGCCGCAAGATTCAGATCATGCAAAGCCACCAAGGCCGTACGCCCGCTAGCTTGAACTAAATCGAGAAGCTCCAGCTGGTGAGCGATGTCGAGGTGATTTGTCGGCTCATCCAAAATCAATACCGGCGTGTCTTGCGCCAAAGCCCGCGCAAACAGAACACGCTGCCGCTCGCCACCGGATAACGTCGAGAAAATCCGTTCAACCAGGTGCTCGGCCCCAACCTGAGCGAGGCAAGAATGCGCCATCGCGATGTCCTCTTGACGGTCCCGCCCAAACCCTCGACCATGGGGGATCCGTCCGAGAAGCACCAAGTCGATGACTGTGATCTCGAATTCCTCACTGTGTTCCTGGGACATGACTGCAACCCTGCGAGCCACCTCGGGCCGAGGCATAGCCGTCAGTTCATCGTGGTCATACCAAACCCTGCCCGAGGTGGCAGGCGATACCCCCGAGACGGCCCGTAGGAACGTCGATTTACCGCTGCCATTGGGACCCAGCAAACCCAGAACTGTCCCCGAGGGAACACAGAGGCTCACATCAGAGAGAATCCAACGCCCACCGCGGCGCACGCCGAGATTCGACGTTTCCACTCTCACTGCCCCACTCCCATCTTGTCTGCCCGATCACGGCGTAGCAGCCATAGAAAGAACGGGGCTCCGACGAAAGCGGTGAGCACACCGAGCGGAATTTCGGCTGGGGCAGCCAGGGTTCGGGCAAGCACATCACACAGCGCAAGAAACACCGCTCCAGCAAGTAAAGCAACCGGCAGCATTCGGCGATGATCAGCACCCACAACAATTCGGGCGATATGCGGAATAATAAGCCCGACAAAACCGATCCCCCCGGAGACGGCAACCACGGATCCGGTTAACAACGCAGCGGCGATTAACACAGTGGTGCGCAACTGGTTCACCCGGATTCCCAAGGCTGACGCGGCGTCATCACCTATCAGCAGAGCGTTGAGCGCCCGTGACCGCAATGCGGCAAACAGCCCGATCACCGCCAGAGCAATAGCCGGAAAAATGAGGTGGGACATGGTCGCCGCCGATACCGATCCCAACAGAAAAAACATAATGCCGGGCACGTTTTTGACGTCGGTGGAAATGGTGAGATAACTGGTGATAGCACTGAACAAAGACCCAAGGGCGACCCCTGCAAGGACCAGCCTTTGCGGCGCGATGCGACCATCCTTACGCGCGAGAATATAGACGGCGGCGGTTGCGATCAGGGCACCGAGGAACGCAAAAAACCCCAGTCCGATGGTCGCGCTGATCCCAAAGACGATGGCTGACACAGCCCCGACCCCGGCGCCAGCCGAAACCCCAAGAATGTACGGCTCAGCCAGGGAGTTATGTACGACCGCCTGCATCAAGCCTCCCGCGAGCGCTAAAGCTGCCCCGGTGATCGCGGCGAGCACGGTTCGCGGCAGTCGAAACTGCCAGACCGCGTTGTCTTGGACGGTGGTGAGAGAACCATCTGACATCCACGACATATCAGGGATTAAGTGGCCGAGAATGAGCTGACCAGCCTGGATTGGAGATACCGGGATTGTTCCCACACTGGCCGATATCAAAATAATCGCTACCAGCGCCGCCGTGAGGATCAATATAAGCACGCGCGGAAGACGGGGATGGCGCCGACCCCGCTCAAGCGCGAACCTCAACGAGGCGGGAGACACCGATGCTCGGCGCGCGCGTATCTCCTCCGGTTGAGACGGAGGGGTCTGATCGGTTTGTGGCGATGTCATGGGTGGTGGCAGGCCTTTTCTGTGCGCTGGGGGCGAAGCCCAGTGGTTGCCGCGGCAAAACTGAGGATGACTGCGGCAAGATCATGAACCCGGTCAAGGTGGTTACTGCCGTGGCCGGTGTGCCGGGCGGTCCACATGGTGGCCTCGGCTCCGACGTCGCGCAGCACCCGAACCATGCGCTCGGTGTCGTCGGCAGCGACCCGGGAGTCTTCCTCCATCACGATGCCGAGAAAACGCGGTAGTTTTCCGGATGCGGACGTTAACGCCTGGGCGCGGGCAAGCGGCGAAATTCGACGCAGCCGAGCCAGCTGTTCGTCCATGTCGTCGACGCATCCCGGTGACGCGACTATTCGGGGCTGACCGGACTGTATTCGGTTGAATATCTGGGAATTTTGGGTGGACTGAGTGACATTACTGGCGCCGAATTCCGTCATCCACAGGCGTCCGAGCGGATGGGCAGCAAGGTTCAATAGGTCCAATGGCGCAGCGGTCGATACGATCCCGGCGCAGAGCTCAGGGTGTCCGAGTCCAGCGCTCGCGACGATCACTCCCCCGTGGGAAGCACCGACCAGGACCAGCTGATCGGCCCGGGTATAACCGGCCTCTATTAAGCTGCGGGCGGCACATACGAAATCATCGACCGTGCGGTGCTTGTGCTCGCCCCGACCGGCGTGATGCCAGGGGATACCGCGTTCGCCGCCACCGCGCACATGTGCAATGGCATACCGTCCGCCCTGTTCAACCCAGGCGGAAATGCTCGGGTCGAAGGTTGGTAAGCACGGCACACCGAAGCCGCCGTAGCAGGTCAGGATCATCGGCCCTGGCCGCGGGCCACATATCGGTTCGGTGACGGTGACGGTGATATCGGTTTCGTCGCTGGCATGCGCTGTATGCCAGTGCGTGCGCACCTGTCCGCGTGTTTGAGCTCTAATCGTCGAGCGCGAGTTCGCAACGACGTCTGCCCATCGGACCACTCGCGGAGGCTGCACTTGGTTTTCCACCACGAGCATCACCTGCTGGCGCCCTGCCTCGGTGACAGCATCACACAGGCCTGACGTCACAGCGTTATGACCGGTTTTCGCCGGGTCGGCTATAACAGCGTTATGGATGACGTCGGCGGACACCTCAGGTCCTGCACGATCAGCACAATCGACACCACCATGGCCGACGTCATCGAGCCCAATCGCGGTGGCGACGGCAGGTTTACCGTGACTCGTCACTGGGTACTCACCACTCGTGCGGCCACCTTCAATCTCGACAATCACGCTTCGACCGTTGCGCACCACCACCGCGAAAACGGTCTCCTCTGCGACTGTCCAGCACATCACTTTGGTCTGCGTGCCATCCCACGACCACAGCGGCTCACCACGTTGGGGATCCACGGCGTGCAAACTCACGCCGTCGTCGACCAATGCCGCCGCACCGATGGCGGCAACGCGAACAATTCCTGGATACTGCGCGATCATATGGCCGGATGCTCTGTCGATCAGACGGGTCGGGCGCTTAGGGGCGCTGATGGCGACCAAACCCTGCTCCCCGCCCGGAAAGAGCCTGCTGGTGGCCGCATCGGGGATGGAGTGCATGAGCACCTGATCGGTGTGAACCCGGTAGGTGACCGCTTGCCCTAGGGGTCTGGCAAAAAACTCTACGGCCAAGGAGTCCTTCGTCCACAGCATGGGCTCGTACCGGCAGCGCAGGTCAGGAAAGCGCCGTAGCTGACCAGATCGGACATGAAGAACTGCAAAATAGGCGTTTTCATCTGCGCGTTCAGCCAGCTGGAGTGCGATATGGCGCCGGTCTGGAGACGGCGCCATCGACAATATGTGCTGGTCAGTCTCAAAGAGTGGCCTGTCACCGTCGTAGATACCGCGTCGGTGCCGTCCCGGTTTTCTCGACAGCGTGAAGCCACGCTCGGGGATACCTGGCCGGCCGTGGTGCTCCCAGCGGCGTAAACCAGCATCTAAAACCGGGTCAAGAGCATCTGCAGTGGGGTCATTTATGGGGATGCTATTGAGCCGTGGGGTCGTATCGATGGGGATCACCTACCGATCGGATCGCGGGCGGAGCCGATCCAAAACAGCTGCCCACCTTCGTCGAGCCGGGTGGGAACGGTGATGGTATGCATATCCTCGCCACGCACTAGGTGAACCTGTCCGTCCCCACCCCGGCTCACCGCGATGGTGGTTCCTGAGGG
Coding sequences within it:
- a CDS encoding ABC transporter substrate-binding protein, with the translated sequence MKISSRSLTSMIATIATVPLLLSACGTSVSTDKADSKKTEAIERIDNCGQQLVFHKTPTKVVSLMPTQTELLLRMGLRDAIVAQAQTGVSELPADVAQQAKDIPVLSTDAPPSREKLLSVSPDFVVSPTSYEFTAEQGFATVQQLRDNGANVYIATGGCKDRRNTAKVADVFTDIQNIGAIMGVPDEANKLIADGKHRLKAVEDKISGHPRPTVAQLFVEGGSLSAIGAGVEADIVASAGGKNVFSPTDPQFAKFFAAQINPEEVVARNPEVIVFGVTGSEHENQTRDYLKKTFPNVSAVKNDRLVAIPERDLHPGTLGNIGAVEVLAKALYPGVF
- a CDS encoding AGE family epimerase/isomerase; amino-acid sequence: MALWLDTPAHRTWLEGEGDLLLDFASASVRPDGGFAWLHEQGEPDLSRPAELWITCRMTHCFALGHMLGRPDCGRIADHGLRSLRGVFFDPEHGGWFSAVADGKPVDDSKQAYAHAFVVLAAASATAAGRPGAQELLNQALTVLDERFFDAEAGMSVDTFNRDFSECEEYRGINANMHTVEALLAAADVTGERRWLDRAVGIITKAVNEFARANSWRLPEHFDTSWKPLLEYNRDQPDHPFRPFGATIGHWLEWARLTLHARGALLAKDGSAPDWMLEASRALIDASAESFGQDGAPGFVYTVDWDGQPVVHERMHWVPAEAVGAAAVMYRATGEEKYARLYEQWWEYIAEYFLDSEFGSWHHELDRHNAPQGTVWPGKPDAYHAFQATLIPRLPVTPVLAAALRENLLDAPSAR
- the orn gene encoding oligoribonuclease, translating into MEPVSSTLPRPTHDRIVWVDCEMTGLDKANDALIEVAVLVTDADLNILGDGVDVVITPPPGALERMGDFVRRMHTESGLIHELADGISLAEAEKACLDYVRQHCPEPGKAPLAGNSVGTDRTFLARDLPVFEEHLSYRTIDVSSLKELAKRWFPRIYVGSPAKHGGHRALADIRESIQELAFYREVMFVPTPGPTSEAIRDIAKTYELPADHSGTTTSKES
- a CDS encoding ABC transporter ATP-binding protein, with protein sequence METSNLGVRRGGRWILSDVSLCVPSGTVLGLLGPNGSGKSTFLRAVSGVSPATSGRVWYDHDELTAMPRPEVARRVAVMSQEHSEEFEITVIDLVLLGRIPHGRGFGRDRQEDIAMAHSCLAQVGAEHLVERIFSTLSGGERQRVLFARALAQDTPVLILDEPTNHLDIAHQLELLDLVQASGRTALVALHDLNLAAHSCDALAILKDGRLISYGPPQDILNARLVRSVFGVDSTTVNHPRTGRKHFLFDARASHDDSLCSRFDARQSSDALPVPDVMPACEARPTPQFDADSVGTASMTAPADTTVSPTPGSQEGIPTS
- a CDS encoding acyltransferase family protein; protein product: MSSSTHRDQIRVTDSLPVGSAHRIPSLDGIRAVAIACVMWAHASSTIGATPAFLDPLWQFLPTGGFGVQIFFVLSGFLITTLLIRERDKTGRVSLKSFYVRRAYRILPAYYTFLVVVAALLVLNIIDVSPLLLAAAALFVRDYVPSGGSWWLGHTWSISIEEQFYLLWPLVFIKLRGPWVRRLLWVGIVLSPLVRIVTWVFIPPLRNGIEIMFHTRADALMVGCLLAVLFANPAFQDRAIVAIRKGLGWGALAWIGLSVYMSHILGDSWNFTVGYLGDALAIAVMIVWLVLRPQTVGGRVLNWAPIKHIGILSYSLYLWQQLFLTSKNETFLGWFPVSILAAILVAELSYWLVEKPFLDLRARRAANSQVKAV
- a CDS encoding cryptochrome/photolyase family protein, which translates into the protein MTTIWWIRDDLRLHDNLALSAAADDEVIAVHLAEDIPGARELGAASRWWLHHSLSALATDLRELGIPLVLAAGNAEQVIPDLVAACDATRITWSRRYHEPRRDVDTRVKHSLRGQGIAADSYGGYLLREPWTVMTRESTPFRVFSAYARAHRGANPLRLPCGLPKNLRGPQNLGKQVAGRSLHQWLAKDIWSESLEMRGYCPRKPDWSHGLRQTWQPGEAGARQRLRHLDRILDTYADDRDHPYLDGTSRLSAHLRFGEISPHEVWHQVHGQGRGPETFRSELLWREFAWHRLYHLPHLATQNVRPEFDRYPWSDDPAVFRAWTRAQTGIPLVDAGMRELWVTGTMHNRVRMVTASFLVKNLQIHWRRGEEWFWDTLVDADEASNPFNWQWVAGSGDDAAPYFRIFNPQRQRERFDPQDLYVRRWLPHLGTDDYPDPIVDLASSRREALEAYQNLRG
- a CDS encoding FecCD family ABC transporter permease, translating into MTSPQTDQTPPSQPEEIRARRASVSPASLRFALERGRRHPRLPRVLILILTAALVAIILISASVGTIPVSPIQAGQLILGHLIPDMSWMSDGSLTTVQDNAVWQFRLPRTVLAAITGAALALAGGLMQAVVHNSLAEPYILGVSAGAGVGAVSAIVFGISATIGLGFFAFLGALIATAAVYILARKDGRIAPQRLVLAGVALGSLFSAITSYLTISTDVKNVPGIMFFLLGSVSAATMSHLIFPAIALAVIGLFAALRSRALNALLIGDDAASALGIRVNQLRTTVLIAAALLTGSVVAVSGGIGFVGLIIPHIARIVVGADHRRMLPVALLAGAVFLALCDVLARTLAAPAEIPLGVLTAFVGAPFFLWLLRRDRADKMGVGQ